In Mus musculus strain C57BL/6J chromosome 14, GRCm38.p6 C57BL/6J, the following are encoded in one genomic region:
- the Nisch gene encoding nischarin isoform X1, whose translation MFVQEEALASSLSSTDSLPPEDHRPIARACSDSLESIPAGQVASDDLRDVPGAVGGVSPDHAEPEVQVVPGSGQIIFLPFTCIGYTATNQDFIQRLSTLIRQAIERQLPAWIEAANQREEAHGEQGEEEEEEEEEEDVAENRYFEMGPPDAEEEEGSGQGEEDEEDEDEEAEEERLALEWALGADEDFLLEHIRILKVLWCFLIHVQGSIRQFAACLVLTDFGIAVFEIPHQESRGSSQHILSSLRFVFCFPHGDLTEFGFLMPELCLVLKVRHSENTLFIISDAANLHEFHADLRSCFAPQHMAMLCSPILYGSHTTLQEFLRQLLTFYKVAGGSQERSQGCFPVYLVYSDKRMVQTPAGDYSGNIEWASCTLCSAVRRSCCAPSEAVKSAAIPYWLLLTSQHLNVIKADFNPMPNRGTHNCRNRNSFKLSRVPLSTVLLDPTRSCTQPRGAFADGHVLELLVGYRFVTAIFVLPHEKFHFLRVYNQLRASLQDLKTVVISKNPSAKPRNQPAKSRASAEQRLQETPADAPAPAAVPPTASAPAPAEALAPDLAPVQAPGEDRGLTSAEAPAAAEAPAAAEAPAAAEAPAAAEAPAAAEAPAAAEAPAPAEAPAAAEAPAAAEAPAAAEAPAAAEAPASAEAPAPNQAPAPARGPAPARGPAPAGGPAPAEALAQAEVPAQYPSERLIQSTSEENQIPSHLPVCPSLQHIARLRGRAIIDLFHNSIAEVENEELRHLLWSSVVFYQTPGLEVTACVLLSSKAVYFILHDGLRRYFSEPLQDFWHQKNTDYNNSPFHVSQCFVLKLSDLQSVNVGLFDQYFRLTGSSPTQVVTCLTRDSYLTHCFLQHLMLVLSSLERTPSPEPVDKDFYSEFGDKNTGKMENYELIHSSRVKFTYPSEEEVGDLTYIVAQKMADPAKNPALSILLYIQAFQVVTPHLGRGRGPLRPKTLLLTSAEIFLLDEDYIHYPLPEFAKEPPQRDRYRLDDGRRVRDLDRVLMGYYPYPQALTLVFDDTQGHDLMGSVTLDHFGEMPGGPGRVGQGREVQWQVFVPSAESREKLISLLARQWEALCGRELPVELTG comes from the exons ATGTTTGTACAGGAAGAGGCCCTGGCCAGCAGCCTCTCATCCACGGATAGTCTGCCACCCGAGGACCACCGGCCCATTGCCCGAGCCTGCTCTGACTCCTTGGAATCTATCCCTGCAGGACAG GTGGCCTCTGATGATCTGAGGGATGTGCCAGGAGCTGTTGGCGGCGTGAG CCCAGATCATGCAGAGCCAGAGGTTCAGGTGGTGCCTGGGTCCGGCCAGATCATCTTCCTGCCCTTCACTTGCATTGGCTACACAGCCACCAACCAGGACTTTATCCAGCGCCTCAGCACACTGATCCGCCAGGCCATTGAACGGCAACTCCCTGCCTGGATTGAGGCTGCCAACCAGCGCGAGGAAGCCCATGGTGAGCAGGgcgaggaggaagaagaggaagaggaagaggaggatgttGCTGAGAACCGCTACTTTGAAATGGGACCCCCAGacgcagaggaagaggaggggagtggCCAgggagaagaggatgaggaagacgaggacgaggaggcggaggaggagcgCCTGGCTCTGGAGTGGGCCCTGGGCGCCGATGAGGACTTCCTGCTGGAGCACATCCGCATCCTCAAGGTGCTCTGGTGCTTCCTGATCCACGTGCAAGGCAGCATCCGCCAGTTCGCTGCCTGCCTTGTGCTCACTGACTTCGGCATCGCAGTCTTTGAGATCCCACACCAAGAGTCAAGAGGCAGCAGCCAGCACATCCTCTCATCCCTGCGTTTTGTCTTCTGCTTCCCACATGGCGACCTCACGGAGTTTGGCTTCCTCATGCCCGAGCTGTGTCTGGTGCTCAAGGTGCGGCACAGTGAGAACACGCTCTTCATCATCTCGGATGCTGCCAACTTACACGAGTTCCATGCTGATCTACGCTCCTGCTTTGCACCGCAGCACATGGCCATGCTGTGCAGCCCCATCCTCTACGGCAGCCACACCACCCTGCAGGAGTTCTTGCGCCAGCTGCTCACCTTCTACAAGGTGGCCGGGGGCTCTCAGGAGCGCAGCCAGGGCTGCTTCCCTGTCTACCTGGTCTACAGTGACAAGCGCATGGTCCAGACCCCTGCCGGGGACTATTCAGGCAATATCGAATGGGCCAGCTGCACGCTGTGCTCGGCGGTGCGGCGCTCCTGCTGCGCGCCCTCGGAGGCCGTCAAGTCCGCTGCCATCCCCTACTGGCTGCTGCTCACATCCCAGCATCTCAACGTCATCAAGGCCGACTTCAACCCCATGCCCAATCGAGGCACCCACAACTGCCGCAACCGCAACAGCTTCAAGCTTAGCCGCGTCCCGCTCTCTACCGTGCTGCTAGACCCCACTCGCAGCTGCACCCAGCCACGGGGTGCCTTCGCTGATGGCCATGTGCTCGAGCTGCTCGTGGGCTACCGCTTCGTTACCGCCATCTTTGTGCTGCCCCACGAGAAATTCCACTTCCTGCGAGTCTACAATCAGCTACGCGCCTCACTGCAGGACCTGAAGACTGTGGTCATCTCCAAGAATCCTTCAGCTAAGCCAAGAAATCAGCCTGCCAAGAGCAGGGCCAG TGCTGAGCAGCGGCTACAGGAGACCCCAGCAGACGCTCCGGCTCCAgctgcagtcccaccaacagcTTCAGCTCCAGCCCCCGCAGAGGCCTTGGCTCCAGATCTGGCTCCTGTACAGGCCCCAGGAGAGGACCGAGGTCTAACTTCAGCAGAGGCTCCAGCCGCAGCAGAGGCTCCAGCCGCAGCAGAGGCTCCAGCCGCAGCAGAGGCTCCAGCCGCAGCAGAGGCTCCAGCCGCAGCAGAGGCTCCAGCCGCAGCAGAGGCTCCGGCCCCAGCAGAGGCTCCAGCCGCAGCAGAGGCTCCGGCCGCAGCAGAGGCTCCAGCTGCAGCAGAGGCTCCAGCCGCAGCAGAGGCTCCAGCTTCAGCAGAGGCTCCAGCTCCAAACCAGGCTCCTGCTCCAGCAAGGGGTCCCGCTCCAGCAAGGGGTCCCGCTCCAGCAGGGGGTCCCGCTCCAGCAGAGGCCCTGGCACAAGCAGAAGTCCCTGCCCAGTACCCAAGTGAGCGCCTAATCCAGTCCACATCTGAAGAGAATCAGATCCCTTCTCACTTGCCAGTATGCCCATCACTCCAGCACATTGCCCGTCTTCGGGGGAGAGCCATCATTGACCTCTTCCACAACAGCATTGCTGAG GTTGAAAATGAGGAGCTGAGGCACCTCCTGTGGTCATCAGTGGTGTTCTACCAGACCCCGGGGCTAGAAGTGACCGCCTGTGTGCTGCTCTCTAGCAAGGCTGTGTACTTCATACTGCATGATGGTCTCCGCCGCTACTTCTCTGAACCACTGCAGG ATTTCTGGCACCAGAAAAACACCGACTATAACAACAGTCCTTTCCACGTCTCTCAGTGCTTTGTGTTGAAACTCAGTGACCTGCAGTCAGTCAACGTCGGCCTTTTCGACCAGTACTTCCGGCTGACGG GCTCCTCCCCGACGCAGGTGGTCACGTGCTTGACTCGCGACAGCTACCTGACGCACTGCTTCCTCCAGCATCTGATGCTTGTGCTGTCCTCCCTGGAGCGCACACCCTCGCCTGAGCCTGTTGACAAGGACTTCTACTCAGAATTTGGGGACAAGAATACAG GGAAAATGGAGAACTATGAGCTGATCCATTCCAGCCGCGTCAAGTTCACCTACCCCAGTGAGGAAGAGGTTGGGGACCTGACCTATATTGTCGCACAGAAGATGGCTGATCCTGCAAAGAATCCAGCCCTCAGCATCTTACTGTACATCCAGGCCTTCCAGGTGGTCACACCACACCTTGGGCGGGGCAGGGGCCCACTGCGCCCTAAGACGCTGCTCCTGACCAGCGCCGAGATCTTCCTCCTGGATGAGGACTACATCCACTATCCATTGCCTGAATTTGCCAAAGAGCCACCGCAGAGGGACAGATACCGGCTAGACGATGGCCGCCGGGTCCGGGATTTGGACCGGGTGCTCATGGGCTACTATCCCTACCCACAGGCCCTCACTCTTGTTTTTGATGACACACAGGGTCACGACCTCATGGGGAGTGTCACCCTGGACCACTTTGGGGAGATGCCAGGTGGTCCTGGCAGGGTTGGCCAGGGCCGAGAGGTACAGTGGCAGGTGTTTGTCCCCAGTGCCGAGAGCCGAGAAAAGCTCATCTCACTGCTCGCACGACAGTGGGAAGCTCTTTGTGGCAGGGAGCTGCCTGTGGAGCTCACTGGCTAG